In Macadamia integrifolia cultivar HAES 741 unplaced genomic scaffold, SCU_Mint_v3 scaffold3010, whole genome shotgun sequence, the following proteins share a genomic window:
- the LOC122067616 gene encoding uncharacterized protein LOC122067616, producing the protein MVLNDVQKLSTIFPIAVKSLIDLHLSSSLNLLRVNPRPKVIKELYWIPSSEGCYKINIDGCSLGNPGYAGVGNPGYAGVGGIMRKHLGAGSSTPWLVLGNFNATLYSHEKRGPGKFSVSSTSEFAAMMDTASLMSIPSNDCKFTWSNNRHVGNVRVVLDRSICNEDWLSIFPGCTQLVVASSYSDHCPLVVSCDGIPCPSNIPFRMLRFWSEHHDFVSVVLSSWVVPIIETPMYVVAAKLKRIKMALKSEVAAKKDYDSALVLQEKLWAKKSQLKWLHHGNRNTKCFHLSTKLRRGKNHIKEIQDGVGGVLAFPASIGQFICEHFESFHKMDMMVNSNDILSCIPEIITMDDNLALMAVPSIDEIKVAVFDLDPLSALGPDGFPGIFYRYCWGIVGPEVCLAVQNFFSEIVAMRISILLPRLISEEQGAFQRGKIISSNICMASELANLMHSKSFGRGLALKLDIKKAFDNLDWVSLFDVMHKFGFSQLFIDHLHQIFLSSKLSVLINGGPVGFFGLGHGLHQGDPLSPILFIIAEEVFCRGISLLKMENKFYSLPGPRNVFSPSHLLYADDIFVFIIVELTFNEVFGQVPK; encoded by the exons ATGGTGTTAAATGATGTACAAAAATTATCTACCATTTTTCCAATAGCGGTTAAATCTCTTATTGATTTGCATCTTTCATCATCTTTGAATTTGCTGAGAGTGAATCCCAGGCCAAAGGTGATTAAGGAGCTGTATTGGATTCCCTCTTCGGAAGGCTGCTACAAAATCAATATTGATGGTTGCTCGTTAGGCAACCCTGGATATGCAGGTGTAGGCAACCCTGGATATGCAGGTGTAGGGGGAATCATGAGAAAGCATTTGGGAG CTGGCTCATCTACTCCATGGTTGGTGCTGGGAAATTTCAACGCCACCCTGTACTCTCATGAAAAACGTGGTCCAGGTAAGTTTAGTGTGAGCTCGACAAGTGAGTTCGCTGCTATGATGGATACAGCTTCTTTGATGTCCATTCCGTCGAATGACTGTAAGTTCACGTGGTCAAACAACCGCCATGTGGGTAATGTCCGTGTTGTTCTTGATCGCAGTATTTGTAATGAGGATTGGCTATCCATATTTCCAGGGTGCACTCAGCTAGTGGTGGCTTCTAGCTATTCGGATCACTGTCCATTGGTGGTTTCTTGTGATGGGATCCCGTGCCCTTCAAACATCCCATTCCGTATGCTAAGATTTTGGTCTGAGCATCATGATTTTGTTAGTGTGGTTCTGTCCTCATGGGTGGTACCTATTATTGAGACTCCTATGTATGTTGTTGCTGCGAAGTTGAAAAGGATTAAGATGGCGCTGAAG TCAGAAGTAGCTGCCAAGAAGGATTATGACTCAGCGCTTGTGTTACAAGAGAAGCTTTGGGCTAAAAAATCTCAGTTAAAATGGCTTCACCATGGCAACCGCAACACTAAGTGTTTTCACTTGTCTACTAAGCTAAGACGAGGGAAGAATCATATTAAAGAGATTCAAGATGGGGTTGGTGGTGTTTTAGCATTTCCTGCAAGCATTGGTCAGTTCATCTGTGAACATTTCGAGAGCTTCCACAAAATGGATATGATGGTTAATTCGAATGATATTTTGAGCTGCATCCCTGAGATCATCACTATGGATGATAATCTGGCTTTAATGGCTGTCCCATCTATTGACGAAATCAAAGTGGCTGTCTTTGATTTAGATCCTCTTAGTGCCCTTGGTCCAGATGGTTTTCCTGGGATTTTCTACCGCTATTGCTGGGGCATTGTGGGTCCTGAGGTGTGCTTGGCTGTGCAGAATTTCTTCTCAGA GATCGTTGCCATGCGGATCTCTATCCTTCTTCCTAGATTGATTTCTGAGGAGCAAGGCGCTTTTCAAAGGGGCAAAATAATCTCTTCCAATATTTGCATGGCCTCTGAACTTGCAAATTTGATGCACTCTAAATCCTTTGGTAGAGGATTGGCTTTAAAGCTTGATATCAAGAAGGCATTTGATAATCTTGATTGGGTATCTTTGTTTGATGTGATGCACAAATTTGGGTTCTCCCAGCTCTTTATTGACCATTTGCACCAAATTTTTCTATCTTCAAAATTATCTGTTCTTATAAATGGTGGCCCTGTGGGATTCTTTGGGTTGGGACATGGCCTTCATCAAGGGGACCCACTTTCTCCCATCCTTTTTATCATTGCTGAAGAGGTCTTTTGTCGCGGTATCTCGCTTCTTAAGATGGAGAATAAATTCTACTCCCTTCCTGGTCCAAGAAATGTCTTTTCCCCATCTCACTTGCTTTATGCCGATGACATTTTTGTCTTTATTATTGTAGAGCTGACATTTAATGAAGTTTTTGGACAAGTACCAAAG
- the LOC122067617 gene encoding trans-resveratrol di-O-methyltransferase-like, with protein sequence MDHIEKESAEELFHAQAHIWNHLFAFINSMSLKCAVELGIPDIVHNHHQPITLSELVMKLAIPKTKTAFLFRLMRLLVHSGFFYQQEEGYVLTPSSRLLLKDNAKSVSPFLQAMLDPILVTPWHFLSAWFQGDGLNPFETAHGRTLWDYAGEDNELNKFFNEAMASDARLVISAVVTECKVVFEGLRSLIDVGGGTGTVAKTIVETFPSLKCTVLDLPHVVANLEGNENLTYIAGDMFESIPPADAVLLKWILHDWSDEQCIKILKGCKEAISSGDRKGNSGKVIIIDMVVEDRKEEHKFTETQLFFDMLVMTLVVGKERTKKEWEKLFLESGFTHYKITPLLGLRSLIEVYP encoded by the exons ATGGATCACATTGAGAAAGAAAGTGCAGAGGAGTTGTTCCATGCTCAAGCTCATATATGGAACCATTTATTTGCCTTCATAAACTCTATGTCACTTAAATGTGCAGTTGAGCTTGGCATACCTGACATTGTCCACAACCATCACCAACCCATCACTCTTTCTGAACTAGTCATGAAGCTTGCCATCCCAAAGACCAAAACTGCTTTTCTGTTCCGCCTCATGCGCTTATTGGTGCACTCTGGCTTCTTCTATCAGCAAGAAGAAGGATATGTGCTCACACCCTCTTCTAGGCTCCTCCTTAAGGATAATGCCAAGAGTGTATCACCCTTCTTGCAAGCAATGCTTGATCCGATCCTGGTGACACCTTGGCATTTCCTTAGTGCATGGTTCCAAGGGGATGGTCTCAATCCATTTGAGACCGCACATGGGAGGACCCTCTGGGACTATGCAGGAGAAGACAACGAGCTCAACAAGTTCTTCAACGAGGCAATGGCCAGCGATGCTCGATTGGTGATAAGTGCGGTTGTTACTGAGTGCAAGGTTGTGTTTGAAGGATTAAGGTCATTGATTGATGTAGGGGGTGGCACCGGAACTGTGGCTAAGACCATTGTTGAAACCTTCCCAAGCTTGAAATGTACAGTGTTAGACCTACCTCACGTGGTTGCTAATTTGGAAGGGAATGAGAACCTAACTTATATTGCAGGTGACATGTTTGAGTCCATCCCTCCTGCAGATGCTGTTCTGCTCAAG TGGATTCTGCATGACTGGAGTGATGAACAATGTATAAAGATATTGAAGGGATGCAAAGAGGCGATCTCTAGTGGAGACAGGAAAGGGAACTCAGGGAAGGTGATCATCATagatatggtggtggaggatAGGAAGGAAGAGCACAAGTTTACAGAAACGCAGCTCTTTTTTGATATGTTAGTTATGACTTTGGTCGTTGGAAAAGAAAGGACCAAGAAAGAATGGGAGAAACTTTTTTTGGAGTCTGGATTTACTCACTATAAGATCACTCCTCTCTTGGGTTTGAGATCTCTCATTGAAGTTTACCCTTAA